From the genome of Candidatus Acidiferrales bacterium:
ATCGCTTTACGGCAGAGGCAGAACTCTCTCCCTCAAAAGGGATCTTGAATGACAGAGGAACTTGAGTCCAAAGTCCGAGCACTGATGAAACTGCTGGATGACGACGATCCGCAAGTCTCTGCCGCGGTTGAAAGAGAGATCATCAACAGCGGGGAAAAAATTGTACGTCTTCTTGAAAAGGAGAAAACGAATCTCGAGCCGAACATAAAGAAGAAAATCGAAAGTTTTATCTCGAGGATATACTTAGACAAGCTTCAAAGAGACTACGATTCTCTTTTGGATTTTGTGTCGCATCGAGATTTTTCTCTTGAACGTGCTTTGTTTTTAATTGCGAAGCCCCTGTACCCGGAAGTGGATTTTAATGCCATCGAAAGCCAGCTCAATGAGCTTGCAAACGAACTGAGAAAGAGAATCGCTGCAGTGGAAGATCCTTACGAAATCGTCCATCTTGTCAATGAATTCTTTCTGAATGAAATGGGATTCGCCGGCAATGCAAAAGACTATTACAATCCGGACAACAGCATCCTCCATCGCGTTCTTGAAACCCGCCGCGGGATTCCAATTTCACTCGGCGTCATTTACTTGCTTGTCGGCAGAAGGCTAAATCTGCCCGTCTTTGGCGTGGGTGCGCCTGCACATTTTTTGGTGAAATTTGTCCTTGAGGGAAAAGAAATTTTTGTGGACGTTTTCAATGGCGGCAGGGTGATGTCGAGAAAGGATGCCGAAGAATTCATAAGTGATATGGGCTTTTCTTTCGAACCGCGCTTCTTGAAAGATTCATCCGATATTGAAATGTTGGCACGGACTTGTCGTAACATGGCGCGCGCATTTGCTGCTGCGGATGAGCAGCCCAGGGCAAATGTGCTTATGGAACTCTCGATCGAGCTTGAAAGGTTAGTCGCACTTTGAAAATCTACACTAAAAAAGGTGACAAGGGCGAGACCAGCCTTTTCGGCGGCAAGCGTGTTTCCAAAGACGATCTTCGAATAGAAGCGTACGGAACCGTAGACGAATTAAATTCGGTCATCGGAACGGCGCGCTCGTTCAATGACAACAAGATATTAGATTCGATTCTCGGAGGAATCCAAAATCAGCTTTTCGTCCTCGGTGCCGATCTCGCGACGCCGTCAGATGTAAAAACCCCCGCCGCTAAGCGAATCACGGCAAGAGATTATACCTCACTAGAAGGAATCATCGACGATTTCGAATCAAAATTGAGACCTTTAAAATCGTTCATCCTTCCCGGGGGAACGAAGGGAGCATCGTTTCTCCATGGCGCGCGAACGGTCTGCCGCCGCGCCGAGAGACTGGTCGTCGCGTTGAGAAAGAAGGAAGAAGTTTCAGACAAGGCTGTTGTTTTCCTCAATCGTCTGTCCGACCTGTTGTTTGTGCTAGCGAGGTATGCTAACGAAATCTCGGGTGTAGAAGACATTCCCTGGAAACCACGCATCGATTCGGATCAAAAGGAATGACCTTCCTCAATCCATTCGTTCTCTTCGGCCTCATAGCCTCGGGAATCCCGATCCTCATACATCTTCTGCAGCTGAAGAAACTTCGAACGGTAGGATTTTCCTCGATAAAATTCCTGAAAGAAATCCAGCACGCTTCTGTTCGCCGTGTAAAATTGAGAGATTATCTCCTTTTGCTTCTTCGTTCACTTGCGATAGCGTCTCTCGTTGTTGCGTTTGCCAGACCCGCACTTAAAGGAATCGGCAGGGGTGATTCCAAAGGAGCGGCCGTGGTGATCCTGGACGATTCTCCATCGACGTCGGCAAGAAACGAATACGGCGAGATATTTTCTCAGTTGAAAAGCACGGCTTTGAATCTGATAAACAGGTTTAATGTCGGGGACAACGTGGATTTGGTTTTTATGTCCCATCTCACCCGATCACATCGCGACGACCGGATTTTTTCGTCGATCAACCCGCGGTCTCTTTTGCCGCTGATATCCAGAGCTGATCCATCGAACGTGAGAGTAGCATATGAGCCTGCAATCGAAGCGGCCGTCAACAGTCTGAGATCCTCAAACTATGCGGACAAAGAAATTTATCTGCTTGGCGATCTCCAGCGGACTGAGTTCGAAACGCAAAAGGAAAACAAAAACATCAATATTTTTTTATCTGGCAGAGGGAACACGATGCTTTTTTTCCTTCAGACGAATGAAGCCTTGGATGACAATTTATCGATCTCGAATGTAAAGCTCTCGGACCCGGTCGTGGAGGTGAACGCGTCGTCGGAAGTTGAAGCGACCGTGGCTAACAATGGGGGTGCGGAGAAAAAAGGAATCGTTGTCAGTTTATATTTGGACGGTCGCAAAGCGGCTCAAGGAATCGTGGACCTGCCCGCCGGAAGTTCGCGGAGCGTTCGGCTCGCGTTCAGCGTGCAGGACGGAGGATTCCATAAAGGAATAATTGAACTTGGAGACAATTCCATCCAGAGGGACAACAAATATTATTTTTCTTTTTATGCCATCAAAGAGTTGAACATCGTAATCGTGACTTCGAAACGAGAGAATGATTTTGTTCTCAGCGCCGTCAATTCTGTCATGGATACTTCGACGAGTATTTTTACAAGAATTGTAACTCCAGATCAATTGGCTTATACCGATTTGTCGGGTACCGATGTCATCGTGATGGAAGGATATTCGGCAAACCGGAATTTTGAAGGAAAGTTGATTCAATTTGTACGGGGAGGAGGCGGGATCTTGCTCTTTTCGCCTCGGTCGTCTCAAATCAATTTCTTCGACGAATTGCTCGGCGCGATAAATGTTGGCAGGGCGCTGAGTTTTTTCTCGAGCAGCGGCGGAAATTTTTTGAACATTGAGAGAATTGATGCCGGGGATGATTTTTTTTCCGGCTTGTTTTCCTCCAAGGAAAGTGCGGATCAAATCAAAAGTCGGATGGTAACAAGGATTTCCAACATGGCGCGCATTGATCCAAACCCATTCTCGCATGTCCTCATGAGCACTGCTTCCGGACCTTTTCTGATCGGCAGAGAAGTGGGGAGAGGCTTTGTTTTTGTTGTGGCTTCG
Proteins encoded in this window:
- a CDS encoding cob(I)yrinic acid a,c-diamide adenosyltransferase, with translation MKIYTKKGDKGETSLFGGKRVSKDDLRIEAYGTVDELNSVIGTARSFNDNKILDSILGGIQNQLFVLGADLATPSDVKTPAAKRITARDYTSLEGIIDDFESKLRPLKSFILPGGTKGASFLHGARTVCRRAERLVVALRKKEEVSDKAVVFLNRLSDLLFVLARYANEISGVEDIPWKPRIDSDQKE
- a CDS encoding BatA domain-containing protein, whose protein sequence is MTFLNPFVLFGLIASGIPILIHLLQLKKLRTVGFSSIKFLKEIQHASVRRVKLRDYLLLLLRSLAIASLVVAFARPALKGIGRGDSKGAAVVILDDSPSTSARNEYGEIFSQLKSTALNLINRFNVGDNVDLVFMSHLTRSHRDDRIFSSINPRSLLPLISRADPSNVRVAYEPAIEAAVNSLRSSNYADKEIYLLGDLQRTEFETQKENKNINIFLSGRGNTMLFFLQTNEALDDNLSISNVKLSDPVVEVNASSEVEATVANNGGAEKKGIVVSLYLDGRKAAQGIVDLPAGSSRSVRLAFSVQDGGFHKGIIELGDNSIQRDNKYYFSFYAIKELNIVIVTSKRENDFVLSAVNSVMDTSTSIFTRIVTPDQLAYTDLSGTDVIVMEGYSANRNFEGKLIQFVRGGGGILLFSPRSSQINFFDELLGAINVGRALSFFSSSGGNFLNIERIDAGDDFFSGLFSSKESADQIKSRMVTRISNMARIDPNPFSHVLMSTASGPFLIGREVGRGFVFVVASPADSSSSNFPMSPFFPVVVQRAMFYSAAVKYKPIQIYAGEEADYAYSLGGISSATLIAPDEGKSEVVPNYVGGTAKFLLNGFDAPGIYSLASGSTLCEVSVNVDPRESDLSKASRAEVSDFAKRLGFDERNVFLLNADKNSAANIDRLYRGRDLSSFFAGTALMFLLLEIFVSRMRTVPSAGR
- a CDS encoding transglutaminase-like domain-containing protein, with the translated sequence MTEELESKVRALMKLLDDDDPQVSAAVEREIINSGEKIVRLLEKEKTNLEPNIKKKIESFISRIYLDKLQRDYDSLLDFVSHRDFSLERALFLIAKPLYPEVDFNAIESQLNELANELRKRIAAVEDPYEIVHLVNEFFLNEMGFAGNAKDYYNPDNSILHRVLETRRGIPISLGVIYLLVGRRLNLPVFGVGAPAHFLVKFVLEGKEIFVDVFNGGRVMSRKDAEEFISDMGFSFEPRFLKDSSDIEMLARTCRNMARAFAAADEQPRANVLMELSIELERLVAL